One region of Malania oleifera isolate guangnan ecotype guangnan chromosome 6, ASM2987363v1, whole genome shotgun sequence genomic DNA includes:
- the LOC131157045 gene encoding uncharacterized protein LOC131157045 isoform X2: MVQMMSSSKVAVDADLTARRKAAQVKLELEDSLVEEEGPMQKRSKRPSTEQQYNFETSAFPIPPSQYNPLDEPSPLGLRLKKSPSLLDLIQMRLSQENASKLATQGKKEHGKGPVVSIPTDKLKASNFSASLLRIGAWEYASRYEGDLVAKCYFAKHKLVWEVLDGGLKNKIEIQWSDIMDIKANCPDDGPATLDVVLARQPLFFRETNPQPRKHTLWQATSDFTGGQASIQRRHFLQCPQGLLGKHFEKLIQCDPRLNFLSQQPDVVLESPYFETRVSVFEDPDESKCHNFHLKNEEGSAFYGLQDSLSPAPRLSSLKNEQHNPIAGPPGHLSHETSSPSSGVDLHAVDENGSSATEGPKQFNHCEQIKFPRLHPSISMCDLVNHIGHCISEQFTSGNPIFSIDELPNKDILEEITQYLFSDSQFMSASDEQSIMSRVNSLCCLLQKDPIVGQNLLLKRENDLDVPSDRKIDEPDTISEASESNVAPAFPASQCESNDVCFKQAPSMSRKDSVGELLLSLPRIASLPQFLFNNSEDNNQAR, encoded by the exons ATGGTGCAGATGATGAGTTCGAGCAAGGTGGCGGTAGATGCGGACTTGACGGCGAGAAGGAAAGCGGCGCAGGTGAAGCTGGAGCTGGAGGACTCGCTGGTGGAGGAGGAGGGACCGATGCAGAAGAGGTCTAAGCGGCCTTCGACTGAACAG CAGTACAATTTTGAAACTAGTGCTTTTCCAATCCCGCCATCACAGTACAACCCATTGGATGAGCCTAGTCCTTTGGGTTTGCGGTTAAAGAAAAGCCCATCACTCTTGGATTTGATCCAAATGAGGCTTTCTCAAGAGAATGCTTCTAAATTAGCAACTCAAGGTAAGAAGGAGCATGGCAAAGGACCTGTTGTATCTATACCTACAGATAAGCTCAAGGCTTCAAATTTTTCTGCTTCATTGCTAAGGATTGGAGCTTGGGAG TATGCATCAAGATACGAAGGAGACCTTGTGGCTAAGTGTTACTTTGCAAAGCATAAGCTTGTGTGGGAAGTCCTTGATGGTGGTCTCAAGAATAAAATTGAAATTCAGTGGTCAGATATCATGGATATAAAAGCCAACTGCCCTGATGATGGACCTGCGACCTTGGATGTAGTG CTGGCTAGGCAACCACTTTTCTTTAGAGAAACCAATCCACAACCCAGGAAGCATACTCTCTGGCAGGCAACCTCAGATTTTACTGGTGGTCAAGCGAGCATACAAAG GAGACATTTTCTGCAGTGCCCCCAAGGCTTGCTAGGAAAACATTTTGAAAAGCTCATTCAATGTGATCCTCGTCTTAACTTTTTAAGTCAACAGCCAGATGTTGTGCTAGAATCTCCTTACTTTGAGACCAGAGTCTCTGTTTTTGAGGACCCAGATGAATCTAAATGCCAtaattttcatttgaaaaatGAGGAGGGCTCTGCTTTCTATGGTTTGCAAGATTCATTGTCACCTGCACCTCGCCTATCTTCTTTAAAGAATGAACAGCACAATCCTATTGCTGGGCCTCCAGGACATCtgtcccatgaaacttcttctccCAGCTCAG GGGTTGACCTCCATGCAGTTGATGAAAATGGAAGCAGTGCAACTGAAGGACCAAAGCAATTCAACCATTGTGAGCAGATCAAATTTCCCAGGCTCCACCCATCAATTTCGATGTGTGATTTGGTGAATCATATTGGACATTGCATTTCAGAACAGTTTACGTCTGGCAATCCTATTTTTTCCATTGATGAACTACCAAACAAAGACATTCTGGAGGAAATTACACAATACTTGTTCAGTGACTCTCAATTTATGTCAGCCTCTGATGAGCAGTCCATCATGTCGAGGGTCAATTCCCTTTGCTGCCTCCTGCAGAAGGATCCTATTGTGGGTCAGAACTTGCTGCTTAAAAGAGAGAACGACCTTGATGTGCCTAGTGATAGGAAAATTGACGAACCCGATACAATTTCTGAAGCAAGTGAAAGTAACGTTGCACCAGCGTTTCCTGCATCCCAGTGCGAATCCAATGATGTTTGCTTCAAGCAGGCACCTTCCATGTCAAGGAAGGACTCAGTCGGAGAGCTGCTTCTTAGTCTTCCCAGAATAGCATCCCTCCCGCAGTTTTTGTTCAACAATTCAGAAGATAACAATCAAGCCAGATAG
- the LOC131157045 gene encoding uncharacterized protein LOC131157045 isoform X1 codes for MVQMMSSSKVAVDADLTARRKAAQVKLELEDSLVEEEGPMQKRSKRPSTEQQQYNFETSAFPIPPSQYNPLDEPSPLGLRLKKSPSLLDLIQMRLSQENASKLATQGKKEHGKGPVVSIPTDKLKASNFSASLLRIGAWEYASRYEGDLVAKCYFAKHKLVWEVLDGGLKNKIEIQWSDIMDIKANCPDDGPATLDVVLARQPLFFRETNPQPRKHTLWQATSDFTGGQASIQRRHFLQCPQGLLGKHFEKLIQCDPRLNFLSQQPDVVLESPYFETRVSVFEDPDESKCHNFHLKNEEGSAFYGLQDSLSPAPRLSSLKNEQHNPIAGPPGHLSHETSSPSSGVDLHAVDENGSSATEGPKQFNHCEQIKFPRLHPSISMCDLVNHIGHCISEQFTSGNPIFSIDELPNKDILEEITQYLFSDSQFMSASDEQSIMSRVNSLCCLLQKDPIVGQNLLLKRENDLDVPSDRKIDEPDTISEASESNVAPAFPASQCESNDVCFKQAPSMSRKDSVGELLLSLPRIASLPQFLFNNSEDNNQAR; via the exons ATGGTGCAGATGATGAGTTCGAGCAAGGTGGCGGTAGATGCGGACTTGACGGCGAGAAGGAAAGCGGCGCAGGTGAAGCTGGAGCTGGAGGACTCGCTGGTGGAGGAGGAGGGACCGATGCAGAAGAGGTCTAAGCGGCCTTCGACTGAACAG CAGCAGTACAATTTTGAAACTAGTGCTTTTCCAATCCCGCCATCACAGTACAACCCATTGGATGAGCCTAGTCCTTTGGGTTTGCGGTTAAAGAAAAGCCCATCACTCTTGGATTTGATCCAAATGAGGCTTTCTCAAGAGAATGCTTCTAAATTAGCAACTCAAGGTAAGAAGGAGCATGGCAAAGGACCTGTTGTATCTATACCTACAGATAAGCTCAAGGCTTCAAATTTTTCTGCTTCATTGCTAAGGATTGGAGCTTGGGAG TATGCATCAAGATACGAAGGAGACCTTGTGGCTAAGTGTTACTTTGCAAAGCATAAGCTTGTGTGGGAAGTCCTTGATGGTGGTCTCAAGAATAAAATTGAAATTCAGTGGTCAGATATCATGGATATAAAAGCCAACTGCCCTGATGATGGACCTGCGACCTTGGATGTAGTG CTGGCTAGGCAACCACTTTTCTTTAGAGAAACCAATCCACAACCCAGGAAGCATACTCTCTGGCAGGCAACCTCAGATTTTACTGGTGGTCAAGCGAGCATACAAAG GAGACATTTTCTGCAGTGCCCCCAAGGCTTGCTAGGAAAACATTTTGAAAAGCTCATTCAATGTGATCCTCGTCTTAACTTTTTAAGTCAACAGCCAGATGTTGTGCTAGAATCTCCTTACTTTGAGACCAGAGTCTCTGTTTTTGAGGACCCAGATGAATCTAAATGCCAtaattttcatttgaaaaatGAGGAGGGCTCTGCTTTCTATGGTTTGCAAGATTCATTGTCACCTGCACCTCGCCTATCTTCTTTAAAGAATGAACAGCACAATCCTATTGCTGGGCCTCCAGGACATCtgtcccatgaaacttcttctccCAGCTCAG GGGTTGACCTCCATGCAGTTGATGAAAATGGAAGCAGTGCAACTGAAGGACCAAAGCAATTCAACCATTGTGAGCAGATCAAATTTCCCAGGCTCCACCCATCAATTTCGATGTGTGATTTGGTGAATCATATTGGACATTGCATTTCAGAACAGTTTACGTCTGGCAATCCTATTTTTTCCATTGATGAACTACCAAACAAAGACATTCTGGAGGAAATTACACAATACTTGTTCAGTGACTCTCAATTTATGTCAGCCTCTGATGAGCAGTCCATCATGTCGAGGGTCAATTCCCTTTGCTGCCTCCTGCAGAAGGATCCTATTGTGGGTCAGAACTTGCTGCTTAAAAGAGAGAACGACCTTGATGTGCCTAGTGATAGGAAAATTGACGAACCCGATACAATTTCTGAAGCAAGTGAAAGTAACGTTGCACCAGCGTTTCCTGCATCCCAGTGCGAATCCAATGATGTTTGCTTCAAGCAGGCACCTTCCATGTCAAGGAAGGACTCAGTCGGAGAGCTGCTTCTTAGTCTTCCCAGAATAGCATCCCTCCCGCAGTTTTTGTTCAACAATTCAGAAGATAACAATCAAGCCAGATAG
- the LOC131157045 gene encoding uncharacterized protein LOC131157045 isoform X3, translating to MVQMMSSSKVAVDADLTARRKAAQVKLELEDSLVEEEGPMQKRSKRPSTEQQQYNFETSAFPIPPSQYNPLDEPSPLGLRLKKSPSLLDLIQMRLSQENASKLATQGKKEHGKGPVVSIPTDKLKASNFSASLLRIGAWEYASRYEGDLVAKCYFAKHKLVWEVLDGGLKNKIEIQWSDIMDIKANCPDDGPATLDVVLARQPLFFRETNPQPRKHTLWQATSDFTGGQASIQRRHFLQCPQGLLGKHFEKLIQCDPRLNFLSQQPDVVLESPYFETRVSVFEDPDESKCHNFHLKNEEGSAFYGLQDSLSPAPRLSSLKNEQHNPIAGPPGHLSHETSSPSSVDENGSSATEGPKQFNHCEQIKFPRLHPSISMCDLVNHIGHCISEQFTSGNPIFSIDELPNKDILEEITQYLFSDSQFMSASDEQSIMSRVNSLCCLLQKDPIVGQNLLLKRENDLDVPSDRKIDEPDTISEASESNVAPAFPASQCESNDVCFKQAPSMSRKDSVGELLLSLPRIASLPQFLFNNSEDNNQAR from the exons ATGGTGCAGATGATGAGTTCGAGCAAGGTGGCGGTAGATGCGGACTTGACGGCGAGAAGGAAAGCGGCGCAGGTGAAGCTGGAGCTGGAGGACTCGCTGGTGGAGGAGGAGGGACCGATGCAGAAGAGGTCTAAGCGGCCTTCGACTGAACAG CAGCAGTACAATTTTGAAACTAGTGCTTTTCCAATCCCGCCATCACAGTACAACCCATTGGATGAGCCTAGTCCTTTGGGTTTGCGGTTAAAGAAAAGCCCATCACTCTTGGATTTGATCCAAATGAGGCTTTCTCAAGAGAATGCTTCTAAATTAGCAACTCAAGGTAAGAAGGAGCATGGCAAAGGACCTGTTGTATCTATACCTACAGATAAGCTCAAGGCTTCAAATTTTTCTGCTTCATTGCTAAGGATTGGAGCTTGGGAG TATGCATCAAGATACGAAGGAGACCTTGTGGCTAAGTGTTACTTTGCAAAGCATAAGCTTGTGTGGGAAGTCCTTGATGGTGGTCTCAAGAATAAAATTGAAATTCAGTGGTCAGATATCATGGATATAAAAGCCAACTGCCCTGATGATGGACCTGCGACCTTGGATGTAGTG CTGGCTAGGCAACCACTTTTCTTTAGAGAAACCAATCCACAACCCAGGAAGCATACTCTCTGGCAGGCAACCTCAGATTTTACTGGTGGTCAAGCGAGCATACAAAG GAGACATTTTCTGCAGTGCCCCCAAGGCTTGCTAGGAAAACATTTTGAAAAGCTCATTCAATGTGATCCTCGTCTTAACTTTTTAAGTCAACAGCCAGATGTTGTGCTAGAATCTCCTTACTTTGAGACCAGAGTCTCTGTTTTTGAGGACCCAGATGAATCTAAATGCCAtaattttcatttgaaaaatGAGGAGGGCTCTGCTTTCTATGGTTTGCAAGATTCATTGTCACCTGCACCTCGCCTATCTTCTTTAAAGAATGAACAGCACAATCCTATTGCTGGGCCTCCAGGACATCtgtcccatgaaacttcttctccCAGCTCAG TTGATGAAAATGGAAGCAGTGCAACTGAAGGACCAAAGCAATTCAACCATTGTGAGCAGATCAAATTTCCCAGGCTCCACCCATCAATTTCGATGTGTGATTTGGTGAATCATATTGGACATTGCATTTCAGAACAGTTTACGTCTGGCAATCCTATTTTTTCCATTGATGAACTACCAAACAAAGACATTCTGGAGGAAATTACACAATACTTGTTCAGTGACTCTCAATTTATGTCAGCCTCTGATGAGCAGTCCATCATGTCGAGGGTCAATTCCCTTTGCTGCCTCCTGCAGAAGGATCCTATTGTGGGTCAGAACTTGCTGCTTAAAAGAGAGAACGACCTTGATGTGCCTAGTGATAGGAAAATTGACGAACCCGATACAATTTCTGAAGCAAGTGAAAGTAACGTTGCACCAGCGTTTCCTGCATCCCAGTGCGAATCCAATGATGTTTGCTTCAAGCAGGCACCTTCCATGTCAAGGAAGGACTCAGTCGGAGAGCTGCTTCTTAGTCTTCCCAGAATAGCATCCCTCCCGCAGTTTTTGTTCAACAATTCAGAAGATAACAATCAAGCCAGATAG
- the LOC131157045 gene encoding uncharacterized protein LOC131157045 isoform X4, translated as MVQMMSSSKVAVDADLTARRKAAQVKLELEDSLVEEEGPMQKRSKRPSTEQQYNFETSAFPIPPSQYNPLDEPSPLGLRLKKSPSLLDLIQMRLSQENASKLATQGKKEHGKGPVVSIPTDKLKASNFSASLLRIGAWEYASRYEGDLVAKCYFAKHKLVWEVLDGGLKNKIEIQWSDIMDIKANCPDDGPATLDVVLARQPLFFRETNPQPRKHTLWQATSDFTGGQASIQRRHFLQCPQGLLGKHFEKLIQCDPRLNFLSQQPDVVLESPYFETRVSVFEDPDESKCHNFHLKNEEGSAFYGLQDSLSPAPRLSSLKNEQHNPIAGPPGHLSHETSSPSSVDENGSSATEGPKQFNHCEQIKFPRLHPSISMCDLVNHIGHCISEQFTSGNPIFSIDELPNKDILEEITQYLFSDSQFMSASDEQSIMSRVNSLCCLLQKDPIVGQNLLLKRENDLDVPSDRKIDEPDTISEASESNVAPAFPASQCESNDVCFKQAPSMSRKDSVGELLLSLPRIASLPQFLFNNSEDNNQAR; from the exons ATGGTGCAGATGATGAGTTCGAGCAAGGTGGCGGTAGATGCGGACTTGACGGCGAGAAGGAAAGCGGCGCAGGTGAAGCTGGAGCTGGAGGACTCGCTGGTGGAGGAGGAGGGACCGATGCAGAAGAGGTCTAAGCGGCCTTCGACTGAACAG CAGTACAATTTTGAAACTAGTGCTTTTCCAATCCCGCCATCACAGTACAACCCATTGGATGAGCCTAGTCCTTTGGGTTTGCGGTTAAAGAAAAGCCCATCACTCTTGGATTTGATCCAAATGAGGCTTTCTCAAGAGAATGCTTCTAAATTAGCAACTCAAGGTAAGAAGGAGCATGGCAAAGGACCTGTTGTATCTATACCTACAGATAAGCTCAAGGCTTCAAATTTTTCTGCTTCATTGCTAAGGATTGGAGCTTGGGAG TATGCATCAAGATACGAAGGAGACCTTGTGGCTAAGTGTTACTTTGCAAAGCATAAGCTTGTGTGGGAAGTCCTTGATGGTGGTCTCAAGAATAAAATTGAAATTCAGTGGTCAGATATCATGGATATAAAAGCCAACTGCCCTGATGATGGACCTGCGACCTTGGATGTAGTG CTGGCTAGGCAACCACTTTTCTTTAGAGAAACCAATCCACAACCCAGGAAGCATACTCTCTGGCAGGCAACCTCAGATTTTACTGGTGGTCAAGCGAGCATACAAAG GAGACATTTTCTGCAGTGCCCCCAAGGCTTGCTAGGAAAACATTTTGAAAAGCTCATTCAATGTGATCCTCGTCTTAACTTTTTAAGTCAACAGCCAGATGTTGTGCTAGAATCTCCTTACTTTGAGACCAGAGTCTCTGTTTTTGAGGACCCAGATGAATCTAAATGCCAtaattttcatttgaaaaatGAGGAGGGCTCTGCTTTCTATGGTTTGCAAGATTCATTGTCACCTGCACCTCGCCTATCTTCTTTAAAGAATGAACAGCACAATCCTATTGCTGGGCCTCCAGGACATCtgtcccatgaaacttcttctccCAGCTCAG TTGATGAAAATGGAAGCAGTGCAACTGAAGGACCAAAGCAATTCAACCATTGTGAGCAGATCAAATTTCCCAGGCTCCACCCATCAATTTCGATGTGTGATTTGGTGAATCATATTGGACATTGCATTTCAGAACAGTTTACGTCTGGCAATCCTATTTTTTCCATTGATGAACTACCAAACAAAGACATTCTGGAGGAAATTACACAATACTTGTTCAGTGACTCTCAATTTATGTCAGCCTCTGATGAGCAGTCCATCATGTCGAGGGTCAATTCCCTTTGCTGCCTCCTGCAGAAGGATCCTATTGTGGGTCAGAACTTGCTGCTTAAAAGAGAGAACGACCTTGATGTGCCTAGTGATAGGAAAATTGACGAACCCGATACAATTTCTGAAGCAAGTGAAAGTAACGTTGCACCAGCGTTTCCTGCATCCCAGTGCGAATCCAATGATGTTTGCTTCAAGCAGGCACCTTCCATGTCAAGGAAGGACTCAGTCGGAGAGCTGCTTCTTAGTCTTCCCAGAATAGCATCCCTCCCGCAGTTTTTGTTCAACAATTCAGAAGATAACAATCAAGCCAGATAG